In Paenibacillus sp. FSL R7-0345, a single window of DNA contains:
- a CDS encoding translation factor GTPase family protein — MNQQQRVQRMNIGIFAHVDAGKTTTTEHLLYESGRIRALGSVDSGTAVTDSMEVERQRGISVRAALASFSWRGVQVNLVDTPGHVDFLSEVERSLRVMDCAVLILSAVEGVQAQSEMIWNALRKLGIPTLIFVNKMDRTGADPEAVLAQARTYLSGDIIPVQQPLGSEQDYKGAADLWSGEAEADARTELLETLAERDESLLELYMAGGEPDLLYWKKYMQTAAAGGRLFPLVYGVAAKGIGITELLDAMTDYFPRAGGDAEQPVSGIVYNIQRDKSMGRMAFVRLYEGTIRNRDTVTNYSQETEAKVTQIRKVEGGRTEDVGALEAGDIAVVYGLSGVRIGDVLGRPDAVPQETKLAVPLLTVRVFWDADMDDHKVIAALQELADEDPQLGAEWLPEERELHIKVMGPIQLEVLDSVMQSRYGLKVTFGQPSVIYKETPRAAGEGYVAYLMPKPCWAILRFHIEPGPPGSGLVYESVVRSSDLLPQYQNETARRVPEALQQGLYGWEVTDLKVTLVEGNHHVWHTHPLDFAVATPMGLMDGLNRIGTRLLEPILAVRIALPEENAGRVMNDLVQMRGSFEPPVLQGERMVIEGRLPLATSLDYPVTLSSYTKGRSTFASAFAGYEPCPPDVTAERTRRGVNPLDQAKYILSVRKALQG, encoded by the coding sequence ATGAATCAGCAGCAACGCGTACAGCGGATGAATATCGGGATTTTTGCCCATGTCGATGCCGGGAAGACGACGACTACGGAGCATCTTTTATATGAAAGCGGACGGATTCGCGCACTCGGCAGTGTAGATAGCGGCACAGCTGTGACTGATTCGATGGAAGTGGAGCGGCAGCGGGGCATCTCGGTGCGGGCGGCGCTGGCCTCTTTTAGCTGGCGGGGCGTGCAGGTGAACCTGGTCGATACGCCGGGCCATGTCGATTTCCTGTCTGAGGTGGAGCGGAGCCTGCGGGTGATGGACTGCGCGGTGCTGATCCTCTCGGCGGTCGAAGGCGTACAGGCACAGAGCGAGATGATCTGGAATGCGCTGCGCAAGCTGGGGATTCCTACGCTGATTTTTGTCAATAAAATGGACCGGACCGGCGCGGACCCTGAAGCGGTGCTGGCACAGGCGCGGACCTATCTGTCTGGTGACATTATCCCGGTGCAGCAGCCGCTTGGTTCGGAGCAGGATTATAAAGGTGCGGCCGATCTGTGGTCCGGTGAGGCAGAGGCGGATGCGCGGACTGAGCTGCTGGAGACACTGGCGGAACGGGATGAGTCGCTGCTGGAGCTGTACATGGCGGGCGGAGAGCCGGATCTTCTTTATTGGAAAAAATACATGCAGACCGCCGCTGCCGGCGGGCGGCTGTTCCCGCTCGTATACGGAGTTGCAGCCAAGGGAATCGGCATTACAGAGCTGCTGGATGCAATGACCGACTATTTCCCGCGGGCCGGGGGAGATGCGGAGCAGCCGGTGTCCGGCATTGTCTACAACATCCAGCGGGACAAAAGCATGGGCCGGATGGCCTTTGTCCGTCTGTATGAGGGGACCATCCGCAACCGTGACACGGTAACGAATTACTCCCAGGAGACAGAGGCCAAAGTAACGCAGATCCGCAAGGTGGAAGGCGGCCGTACCGAGGATGTCGGCGCGCTTGAAGCCGGCGACATTGCGGTAGTCTACGGCCTGTCCGGCGTGCGGATCGGCGATGTGCTGGGCCGGCCGGATGCGGTTCCGCAGGAGACGAAGCTGGCTGTGCCGCTGCTGACCGTGCGGGTGTTCTGGGATGCAGACATGGACGACCACAAGGTCATCGCTGCACTGCAGGAGCTGGCAGATGAAGATCCGCAGCTTGGCGCGGAGTGGCTGCCGGAGGAGCGTGAGCTGCACATCAAGGTGATGGGGCCGATCCAGCTGGAGGTGCTGGACAGCGTAATGCAGAGCCGGTACGGCCTGAAGGTCACCTTCGGCCAGCCGTCGGTGATCTACAAGGAAACGCCGCGCGCAGCAGGCGAGGGCTATGTCGCCTACCTGATGCCAAAGCCGTGCTGGGCGATTCTGCGGTTTCATATTGAGCCCGGCCCGCCGGGCAGCGGTCTCGTATACGAATCGGTCGTGCGAAGCTCCGATCTGCTGCCGCAGTACCAGAACGAGACGGCGCGCCGTGTACCCGAGGCGCTGCAGCAGGGATTGTACGGCTGGGAGGTCACCGACCTGAAGGTGACGCTGGTGGAGGGGAACCATCATGTGTGGCATACGCATCCGCTGGATTTTGCGGTCGCTACGCCGATGGGGCTGATGGACGGGCTGAACCGGATTGGCACCCGGCTGCTGGAGCCGATCCTGGCCGTGCGCATCGCCCTGCCGGAGGAGAACGCCGGCCGCGTGATGAACGACCTTGTGCAGATGCGCGGCAGCTTCGAACCGCCGGTGCTGCAGGGCGAGCGGATGGTCATCGAAGGCCGGCTGCCGCTGGCTACGTCACTGGATTATCCGGTGACGCTCAGCTCCTACACGAAGGGGCGCAGCACCTTTGCATCCGCTTTTGCCGGCTACGAGCCGTGTCCACCGGACGTTACCGCCGAGCGTACGCGCCGCGGTGTGAATCCGCTGGACCAGGCGAAGTATATTTTGAGTGTACGGAAGGCTTTACAGGGGTGA
- a CDS encoding CapA family protein, whose protein sequence is MKFLVSGDALFSSSNLYKTMDPELLAILQGADEAFTNAEFVTPRRNTAPAAGRGYQTSVRPKALDEFKHLNIRYVSFANNHTGDYGVEGMVDTIEEAEARGLFPLGVGMSLHDARKPVFIDTPDGRIAIITIDVTRSEVFAASNPGNGVPARPGVNPLRWSRTYVVNDQDFAALKEISERIGIAPSMEEGKRIETYKSKSENHYEFGSLFEGYLTFEKGEHSRVKTAAHEQDQQEIFRTIRDARERADYVFVSLHTHEGENENWYSDYPAEFIETFARGAVDAGASCVFGHGSHFTRGVELYKGQPIFYNLGSLFMEFEAGESIVSPEMFTAYGYAENESPSTLHKNRTKDSEGNWQGFYSDRKFSENFLVMFDLSVEDNRFDYHLIPIDLRLTHPTVTKRGLPVLASEEAAASLVKRLNAVSQERYRTEITYEGERLTVKKRK, encoded by the coding sequence ATGAAATTTCTAGTCTCGGGAGATGCATTATTTTCCAGCAGTAATTTGTATAAGACGATGGACCCGGAGCTGCTTGCAATTTTGCAGGGAGCCGATGAGGCCTTTACCAATGCAGAGTTTGTAACACCAAGACGGAATACAGCTCCGGCTGCAGGCCGCGGTTATCAGACAAGCGTGCGTCCGAAGGCGCTGGATGAATTCAAGCATTTGAATATCCGTTATGTCAGCTTTGCGAATAATCACACGGGTGATTATGGGGTTGAGGGCATGGTCGATACCATTGAAGAAGCAGAAGCGCGCGGACTATTCCCTTTGGGGGTTGGCATGAGTCTGCATGATGCCCGTAAGCCGGTATTTATTGATACACCAGACGGACGGATTGCCATTATCACCATTGATGTGACGAGAAGTGAGGTCTTTGCAGCCTCTAATCCGGGTAACGGGGTTCCGGCCCGTCCGGGCGTTAACCCGCTCCGCTGGTCGCGTACGTATGTCGTGAACGATCAGGATTTTGCCGCTTTAAAAGAAATCAGTGAACGGATCGGCATTGCTCCAAGTATGGAGGAAGGCAAGCGGATCGAGACCTATAAGAGCAAATCGGAGAATCACTATGAGTTCGGCTCCCTGTTTGAAGGCTATTTAACCTTTGAAAAGGGAGAGCATTCCCGGGTCAAAACGGCAGCGCATGAGCAGGATCAGCAGGAAATCTTCCGTACGATCCGGGACGCGCGGGAACGTGCTGATTACGTGTTTGTCAGTCTGCATACGCATGAAGGGGAGAATGAGAACTGGTACTCCGATTATCCGGCAGAGTTCATAGAAACCTTCGCACGGGGTGCAGTGGATGCAGGAGCGAGCTGTGTATTCGGACATGGTTCCCACTTCACAAGAGGCGTGGAGCTGTACAAGGGCCAGCCTATTTTCTACAACCTGGGCAGTCTGTTTATGGAGTTTGAGGCGGGAGAGTCGATTGTATCTCCAGAGATGTTCACCGCCTACGGTTATGCGGAGAATGAATCTCCGTCTACCCTGCACAAGAATAGAACCAAGGATAGTGAAGGGAACTGGCAAGGCTTTTACAGCGACCGTAAATTCTCGGAGAACTTCCTGGTTATGTTCGATTTAAGCGTAGAGGACAACCGGTTTGATTACCATCTGATTCCGATTGATCTTAGACTGACCCACCCGACGGTGACCAAGCGCGGGTTGCCTGTATTAGCTTCCGAGGAAGCGGCTGCCTCCCTGGTTAAACGGCTGAATGCTGTAAGCCAGGAACGGTATCGGACAGAAATTACTTACGAAGGTGAGCGTTTAACCGTCAAAAAACGTAAATAA
- a CDS encoding DinB family protein — MKTIKSMMDHLYWADGRIVEALEDSETTSKDLLKLVRHVAVAEGVWLSRLQGKGSAQYSLWEDAEDVAAIRTMFEENAERYRVYIAGLEESGLDEMIDYANQSGLPFRTSVQDILLQVLLHGQYHRGQINRALRGESAEPAQVDYITFARL; from the coding sequence ATGAAGACGATTAAAAGCATGATGGATCATTTGTACTGGGCGGACGGACGCATCGTGGAAGCGCTCGAGGATAGTGAGACGACGAGCAAAGACCTTCTGAAGCTGGTTCGGCATGTTGCGGTTGCGGAAGGGGTCTGGTTGTCCCGATTGCAGGGTAAGGGCAGTGCGCAGTATTCATTGTGGGAGGATGCGGAGGACGTGGCGGCGATTCGGACGATGTTCGAAGAAAACGCAGAGCGATATCGGGTGTACATCGCAGGGTTGGAGGAATCCGGCTTAGATGAGATGATCGACTATGCGAACCAGAGCGGACTTCCGTTCCGGACGTCCGTCCAGGATATTCTGCTGCAGGTCCTTTTGCATGGGCAATATCACCGGGGGCAGATTAACCGGGCGCTGCGGGGCGAATCAGCAGAGCCTGCTCAAGTTGATTACATCACGTTTGCGAGACTCTGA
- the cmpA gene encoding cortex morphogenetic protein CmpA: MPQWLCNQLMKAYFKKDRRQIKMLNECWFFYRNSGETREFAQRDL; the protein is encoded by the coding sequence TTGCCGCAGTGGCTCTGCAATCAATTAATGAAGGCTTATTTCAAAAAAGACCGGCGCCAGATCAAAATGCTGAATGAATGCTGGTTCTTTTATCGAAACTCCGGGGAGACCCGTGAATTCGCTCAACGGGATTTATAG
- a CDS encoding amino acid ABC transporter ATP-binding protein codes for MIKVSNLSKSFHGNLILDDLSVEIEKGDVVALIGSSGAGKSTFLRALNCLEQADKGVLDLEDFKVDFSTITNKQRLELRKQTAMVFQHFNLFQHRTALDNVKEGLKIVKKMNDREAAQIALEQLEQVGLSDRSHYYPKHLSGGQQQRVGIARALAMKPKLLLLDEPTSALDPELVGEVLQTIKKTAATGQTMILVSHEMSFVYEVASKVLFLDKGKIVEEGTPDQVFNHPKSERAKEFLHNYFRNKTGNQ; via the coding sequence ATGATCAAGGTAAGTAACTTATCCAAGTCCTTTCATGGCAATCTGATTCTGGATGATCTTTCGGTCGAGATTGAAAAAGGGGACGTAGTCGCCCTGATCGGTTCCTCCGGTGCAGGTAAATCCACCTTTCTGCGTGCCTTGAACTGCCTGGAGCAGGCGGACAAGGGTGTGCTGGATCTCGAAGACTTCAAGGTCGATTTCAGCACGATTACCAACAAGCAGCGGCTGGAGCTGCGGAAGCAGACGGCCATGGTCTTTCAGCATTTCAACCTGTTCCAGCACCGGACCGCACTGGATAACGTCAAGGAAGGCCTGAAGATTGTCAAAAAAATGAATGACCGCGAAGCCGCACAGATTGCCCTGGAGCAGCTGGAGCAGGTGGGGCTCTCGGACCGGTCTCATTATTATCCGAAGCATCTGTCCGGCGGCCAGCAGCAGCGTGTGGGCATTGCCCGCGCACTGGCGATGAAGCCGAAGCTGCTGCTCCTGGACGAGCCTACCTCAGCGCTTGACCCTGAGCTGGTTGGCGAGGTGCTTCAGACGATCAAAAAGACCGCAGCCACCGGCCAGACGATGATTCTCGTTTCGCATGAAATGAGCTTCGTATATGAGGTGGCGAGCAAAGTGCTCTTTTTGGACAAGGGGAAAATCGTGGAGGAAGGCACGCCGGATCAGGTATTCAATCATCCCAAATCCGAGCGGGCCAAGGAATTCCTGCACAACTATTTCCGCAATAAAACCGGCAATCAGTAA
- a CDS encoding CGNR zinc finger domain-containing protein → MLWDDFINSYWRDWRTGDRSGDRDRLDDPQWLAEWLERHGLPAAAPATQEELQHLKQLRSLLWTEVQQLVQGVAPDQTLLDQLNSYMTAGPVIRQIVTPPGKSPELVLLPQRSDWEQIMAEIAASFAEAVLEKELSRIRICDNPDCLWVYYDDTRNRSKRYCDDKMCGNLMKVRRFRARKKAGE, encoded by the coding sequence ATGCTTTGGGATGATTTCATTAACAGTTATTGGCGGGATTGGCGGACTGGCGACCGCAGTGGTGACCGCGACCGTCTGGACGATCCGCAGTGGCTGGCAGAATGGCTGGAACGGCATGGGCTACCGGCAGCTGCACCGGCAACGCAAGAGGAGTTACAACACCTTAAACAGCTGCGTAGCTTGCTGTGGACGGAGGTCCAGCAGCTTGTACAGGGAGTTGCCCCGGATCAGACACTGCTTGACCAGCTGAACAGTTATATGACGGCTGGTCCGGTTATCCGGCAAATTGTCACTCCCCCCGGCAAGTCTCCAGAGCTCGTCCTCCTCCCCCAGCGCAGTGATTGGGAACAGATCATGGCCGAGATCGCCGCCTCTTTTGCCGAGGCTGTGCTGGAGAAGGAACTGTCCCGCATCCGTATCTGCGACAATCCGGACTGTCTCTGGGTGTACTACGATGATACGCGTAACCGTTCGAAACGGTACTGTGATGATAAAATGTGCGGGAATTTGATGAAGGTGCGGCGGTTCAGGGCGCGGAAGAAGGCCGGGGAGTAG
- a CDS encoding SprT family protein, whose protein sequence is MSNEELQQWIERISLSSFGVPFRHKASFNGRLTTTGGRYFTKSHNIEINPQQLAIHGHEETEKIIKHELCHYHLHLAKRGYMHRDADFKSLLAKVGGSRYCQTLPGAKARKPQPYRYKLVCTACDMEYPRKRRADPARYRCGKCAGKLKLLTLEAGK, encoded by the coding sequence ATGAGCAATGAGGAGCTGCAGCAGTGGATTGAGCGGATATCGCTCAGCAGCTTCGGCGTGCCGTTCCGGCACAAAGCCAGCTTTAACGGCAGACTGACGACAACGGGCGGGCGGTATTTTACCAAAAGCCATAATATAGAGATTAATCCGCAGCAGCTTGCCATTCATGGGCATGAGGAGACGGAGAAAATCATCAAGCATGAGCTCTGCCACTACCACCTGCATCTGGCGAAGCGCGGATATATGCACAGGGATGCCGATTTCAAAAGCCTGCTGGCCAAAGTCGGCGGGAGCCGCTACTGCCAGACACTGCCGGGGGCTAAAGCACGTAAGCCGCAGCCTTACCGGTACAAGCTGGTGTGTACTGCCTGTGATATGGAATATCCCCGCAAGCGGCGGGCCGATCCGGCACGCTACCGCTGCGGCAAATGTGCCGGCAAGCTCAAGCTGCTGACACTGGAAGCCGGAAAATAA
- a CDS encoding DinB family protein — MQNKISEVLLENWDYAMDTEDWAPPLSDALEGVNAEQAAWKPGEAGNSIWETVNHLTYYKERLLRKLKGLEQLPDLENNDATFTVTESGEEAWTQAVTKLKSVHASLREIIEALEEGAYDWGGSGHAPGEEVMSLILHDFYHTGQIVLIRKLQGSWPSTRSFN; from the coding sequence ATGCAAAACAAAATCAGTGAGGTATTGCTCGAAAACTGGGATTATGCCATGGACACCGAGGACTGGGCGCCGCCGCTGAGTGATGCTCTGGAGGGTGTAAATGCCGAGCAGGCGGCCTGGAAGCCGGGGGAAGCGGGCAACTCGATCTGGGAGACGGTTAACCATCTGACTTACTACAAAGAGCGTCTGTTACGCAAGCTTAAGGGGCTGGAACAGCTTCCAGACCTGGAAAACAACGATGCCACATTTACCGTTACGGAGAGCGGGGAAGAAGCCTGGACACAGGCCGTTACCAAGTTGAAATCGGTACATGCTTCCTTGCGTGAGATTATCGAAGCCCTCGAAGAAGGCGCGTATGACTGGGGCGGCTCCGGACATGCTCCGGGTGAAGAAGTAATGAGCCTGATCCTGCATGACTTTTACCATACCGGACAAATTGTATTGATCCGCAAGCTGCAGGGCTCGTGGCCGTCTACACGCAGTTTTAACTAG
- a CDS encoding transporter substrate-binding domain-containing protein — MMKKKFVPGVLTLLLGAVIAGCGNNNAADSGAKNNAGADVKTITAATSGVSNPFSYEKDGQLTGYDVEVMKAVFEGLPEYKLDVQAIEFEGILTGLDNGRFQLGANNFSSNEERRSKYDFSLPIIENANVFVVRKDDETLKSVEDLKGYKAVTEVGNSGATLLENYNEAHPDAKAEIMYTDENFVKQFEGIEAGKYDVRIISRVSAEKAIKEHGFTNLKVVSFSTENSDPGSYILFSKSPDSTLLDAVNNRIKEMYNDGTLLKISEEQLGGDYLPKKELME, encoded by the coding sequence ATGATGAAAAAGAAATTTGTACCAGGTGTTCTGACCTTGTTGCTGGGTGCAGTAATTGCAGGTTGCGGAAACAATAATGCAGCTGATTCCGGAGCGAAAAACAATGCTGGGGCAGACGTAAAGACTATCACTGCTGCAACGAGCGGAGTGAGCAATCCTTTCAGTTATGAAAAGGACGGTCAGCTGACAGGTTACGATGTAGAAGTTATGAAGGCTGTTTTCGAAGGTCTTCCCGAATATAAATTGGATGTACAAGCTATTGAATTTGAAGGCATTCTGACTGGTCTTGATAACGGGCGTTTCCAGCTCGGCGCGAACAACTTCAGCTCTAATGAAGAAAGACGCAGCAAATACGATTTCTCTCTGCCGATCATTGAGAATGCCAATGTATTCGTAGTACGCAAGGATGACGAGACGCTCAAGTCCGTTGAAGATCTGAAAGGCTATAAGGCTGTAACAGAAGTAGGGAACTCCGGCGCAACACTGCTTGAGAACTATAATGAAGCGCACCCGGATGCCAAAGCAGAAATCATGTACACTGACGAGAACTTCGTGAAGCAGTTCGAAGGAATCGAAGCAGGCAAGTACGATGTGCGCATCATTTCCCGCGTATCTGCTGAAAAAGCGATCAAAGAGCACGGCTTTACCAACCTGAAGGTTGTTTCCTTCTCCACCGAGAATAGTGATCCAGGTTCTTACATCCTGTTCTCTAAGTCCCCAGACAGTACACTGCTCGATGCAGTCAACAATAGAATCAAAGAAATGTATAACGACGGCACATTGCTGAAAATCAGCGAAGAACAGCTGGGCGGCGACTACCTGCCTAAAAAAGAGCTAATGGAGTAA
- a CDS encoding ferritin-like domain-containing protein, with translation MYKVYPYWFRAQFVPVWATSTQDALELMKSSVQGERNDELFYDQLIKLAPNQEQVEVITAIRNDERGHNQMFRQMYRELTGHEVTGNSNEAPEKVDSYIAGLQKAFQGELSAVEKYRKIWFGLPYGIYKDTLYGIILDEQKHAAKYDNLLLQNLTVKQ, from the coding sequence ATGTATAAGGTTTATCCGTATTGGTTTAGAGCACAATTCGTCCCTGTTTGGGCCACTTCAACACAAGATGCACTCGAATTAATGAAGAGTTCCGTACAAGGTGAACGAAATGATGAGCTATTTTATGATCAGCTCATTAAGCTAGCTCCGAACCAAGAACAGGTTGAAGTTATTACGGCTATTCGGAACGATGAAAGAGGACACAATCAAATGTTTCGACAAATGTATAGGGAACTAACAGGTCATGAAGTAACGGGAAATAGCAATGAGGCTCCAGAAAAGGTTGATTCTTATATTGCCGGGTTGCAAAAAGCCTTTCAGGGTGAATTATCTGCAGTTGAAAAATACCGAAAGATATGGTTCGGCCTCCCGTACGGCATTTACAAGGATACTTTGTATGGAATTATTCTCGATGAACAAAAACATGCGGCTAAATATGATAATCTGTTACTACAAAACTTAACTGTAAAACAGTAA
- a CDS encoding pentapeptide repeat-containing protein, translating into MKNKSDKTEKIEFPKIPDPALLPPQHIDALQTKEEYSRCQISDIQLEYQEAEKVSFDKVLFKNVTISESTLRAIELTDVVFENCDLSNVDFSEAFVHRTEFRQCKMIGTDFTRARFQNVSVIDSLCDFSSFRFGKLKLIGFSQCSLNSADYYQADFQKVSFEDCTIDQAVMAGVKLKDTDLSSCEFSGLQVDIEDLPGCIISADQAASFAGLLGLVIK; encoded by the coding sequence ATGAAGAACAAAAGTGATAAAACCGAAAAGATTGAATTCCCGAAAATCCCCGATCCCGCTCTTTTACCACCGCAGCATATAGATGCCTTGCAGACCAAAGAGGAATACAGCCGCTGCCAGATCAGCGATATTCAACTGGAGTATCAGGAGGCGGAGAAGGTCTCTTTTGACAAGGTATTATTTAAAAATGTGACCATCAGCGAATCCACCCTCCGCGCCATCGAGCTGACGGATGTGGTCTTTGAGAACTGCGACCTCTCTAATGTAGATTTCAGTGAGGCCTTCGTCCACCGTACCGAGTTCAGACAATGCAAAATGATCGGCACCGACTTTACCCGCGCCCGCTTCCAGAATGTCTCTGTGATTGACTCGCTCTGCGATTTCTCCAGCTTCCGGTTCGGCAAGCTTAAGCTTATCGGCTTCTCGCAATGCTCGCTGAACAGCGCCGATTATTATCAGGCAGACTTTCAGAAGGTCTCATTCGAAGACTGCACAATCGATCAGGCTGTCATGGCCGGAGTTAAGCTGAAGGACACCGATCTGAGCAGCTGTGAATTCAGCGGGCTGCAGGTGGACATCGAAGATTTGCCTGGCTGCATTATCTCTGCAGATCAGGCAGCTTCTTTTGCCGGACTGCTGGGCCTGGTTATTAAGTAA
- a CDS encoding amino acid ABC transporter permease, with product MGEIFDINAVFTSIPLLLEVLPVSLQITVISMIVGLVFALLFAIIRMKKIPVLSQLVTVFISFIRGTPIIVQLYLTYNGIPLFLKFINQEYGTDYNINAVPAMLFVLVTFAFNEAAYNSETIRAALQSVNKGQIEAAESLGMTYLQVLKRVIMPQALVVAIPPLGNALIGLLKGTSLAFVAGVIEMTAKGKIISGSNFRFFEVYLALAIIYWVMTIIIEQILRYMERKFSIPDSAQAVNRGGWFSWGRRGI from the coding sequence ATGGGAGAGATTTTTGATATAAACGCGGTGTTCACATCCATTCCTCTTCTGTTAGAGGTCCTTCCTGTGAGTCTGCAAATCACTGTCATTTCAATGATAGTCGGCCTTGTGTTTGCTTTGCTGTTTGCGATTATCCGGATGAAAAAAATCCCTGTGCTAAGCCAGCTGGTCACTGTTTTTATCTCATTTATACGGGGAACGCCTATCATCGTACAGCTGTACCTTACCTATAACGGGATCCCGCTGTTTCTGAAGTTCATTAATCAGGAGTATGGGACAGATTACAATATCAATGCCGTACCGGCGATGCTGTTTGTCCTGGTTACCTTCGCATTTAATGAAGCGGCCTACAATTCGGAGACCATCCGCGCTGCACTGCAATCGGTGAATAAAGGCCAGATCGAGGCTGCTGAATCGCTGGGGATGACCTATCTTCAGGTGCTGAAAAGAGTCATCATGCCTCAAGCGCTTGTTGTAGCTATTCCTCCGCTCGGCAATGCCTTAATTGGACTACTAAAGGGAACTTCCCTGGCCTTTGTTGCCGGTGTAATCGAAATGACCGCTAAGGGTAAAATAATCTCAGGCAGCAACTTCCGCTTCTTCGAGGTATATCTTGCACTCGCCATTATTTATTGGGTCATGACTATTATTATTGAACAGATCCTCAGATACATGGAGAGAAAATTCTCTATTCCGGACTCCGCACAAGCCGTGAACCGCGGCGGCTGGTTTTCCTGGGGAAGGAGAGGAATCTGA
- a CDS encoding hydrolase/acyltransferase has protein sequence MPKMRYVILQQHQELQFVEMPEEYAYQLSALNLRLNKEIAKLTADNVPDLPLAVAECDALELLREGDVLESGLGYINRLESAFASIQEKEYPLISLLTEIRALQAQLEQWYEEEEEGVH, from the coding sequence ATGCCGAAAATGCGGTATGTGATTTTGCAGCAGCACCAGGAACTGCAGTTTGTAGAAATGCCTGAGGAGTACGCGTACCAGCTGAGTGCGCTTAATCTGCGCCTGAACAAGGAAATTGCCAAGCTGACCGCCGACAATGTGCCGGATCTGCCACTGGCGGTTGCGGAGTGTGACGCGCTTGAGCTTTTGCGTGAAGGGGATGTGCTGGAGTCGGGGCTGGGTTATATTAACCGGCTGGAGAGCGCTTTTGCCTCCATACAGGAGAAGGAATACCCGCTCATCTCGCTGCTGACAGAGATCCGTGCCCTGCAGGCACAATTAGAGCAGTGGTACGAAGAGGAAGAAGAAGGCGTGCACTAA
- a CDS encoding Lrp/AsnC family transcriptional regulator: MTSHLIDDTDFRILQYLIEDSTLSHKDIGVLVHMTGQAVGARIRRMRELEIIEGYTVRWNPVKIGQSILAFVTVFLSSNAAHPPFQHFAKNHDSVIELHRVSGEGCYWMRVRLKDQGELNAFLDELLEFGNYRVNLGMGQLK, encoded by the coding sequence ATGACTTCCCATCTTATCGACGATACCGATTTCCGTATCCTGCAATACCTTATCGAGGATTCTACACTTAGCCATAAAGACATCGGGGTGCTGGTGCATATGACCGGACAGGCCGTAGGCGCGCGTATCCGCAGAATGCGGGAGCTGGAGATCATCGAAGGCTATACCGTGCGCTGGAACCCGGTCAAAATCGGACAGAGCATACTTGCTTTTGTCACCGTATTTTTGAGCTCGAACGCCGCACACCCTCCTTTTCAGCATTTTGCCAAAAACCATGATAGTGTAATTGAGCTGCACCGGGTCAGCGGCGAAGGCTGCTACTGGATGCGTGTGCGGCTGAAGGATCAGGGGGAGCTGAATGCTTTTTTGGATGAGCTGCTGGAGTTCGGGAATTACCGGGTAAATTTGGGGATGGGACAACTCAAATAA